GTATAAGTCATCGAGGAATGAGTGTTATAGAAGTCTTAACAAATTGTCATACATATTATGGTAGATACAATGGTATGAGAAATGCATGGGATATACATGAATATTTTAAAAACAATACAGTTATGAAAGAAAAAGCGGAAAAATTATCAAGAGAAGAACTAGAGGGGAAAATAATAATTGGTCAATTTAAAAAAGAAGAGAAACCAGATTTTTATGAAAATTATAAAAAAATATTTTCAATTGTGAAAAATTCGGAGGTGTAATTTATGGAAATAAACAGACCGTTTTCTATTAGAATTGCTGGAATTGGAGGACAGGGAAATTTAGTTTCTGGTTTGATTTTGGCAAAGGCACTTGTAAAGTCAGGAAAGTATGTTGTTCAGACTCAGAATTATACCGCTCAAGTTAGGGGTGGGCCAAGTTATTGTGATCTACTTGTTTCAAATCAGCCTATAGATTTTCCTAAAGCAACTTTGTTTGATATTTTAATGATTTTACATCCATCTATGATTTCACAGTGTAAAAATGTAAGAAATAATGGTATAATTATTATAGATAATACTCATATTAGTGAATTACCAGCTGATATGTTTAGAATGACTAAAAGAAAGATTGCACTGCCTGTTTCAAAAATAGCTTTGGAAAAGTTTGGAAATGAGATGTTTGCAAATATGATA
This DNA window, taken from Thermosipho africanus Ob7, encodes the following:
- a CDS encoding 2-oxoacid:acceptor oxidoreductase family protein, encoding MEINRPFSIRIAGIGGQGNLVSGLILAKALVKSGKYVVQTQNYTAQVRGGPSYCDLLVSNQPIDFPKATLFDILMILHPSMISQCKNVRNNGIIIIDNTHISELPADMFRMTKRKIALPVSKIALEKFGNEMFANMIMLGVVLKATSLVDIDSLIESIKENINPKYVEKNIEAVKYGTTLTEKVYKPRIERKIKRTIGFE